A stretch of the Corylus avellana chromosome ca6, CavTom2PMs-1.0 genome encodes the following:
- the LOC132185223 gene encoding uncharacterized protein LOC132185223, with product MVDASCGGTFMLKSEDEAWALFENLSSNSIHHASTRRRAPAPKAPKAEGLFEVGNSDVATQVVEAITKKLDQMTIAGFAPNIAHMHTPHESCPFCSCPMHHVNDCPTAGNYTDVANEQVNATFSRPGNDLSIKKPPGIVEDVIIKVDKFY from the exons atggtagatgcatcctGTGGAGGGACATTTATGTTGAAGAGTGAGGATGAAGCATGGGccttatttgaaaatttaagcAGCAATTCAATTCATCATGCTTCCACTAGACGTAGGGCACCTGCACCTAAAGCACCAAAGGCCGAAGGTCTTTTTGAGGTAGGAAATTCTGATGTAGCCacccaagtagttgaggctatcaccaagaagctagatcaaaTGACgattgctggttttgctcctaatatTGCTCACATGCACACACCACATGAATCATGCCCATTTTGTTCttgtcctatgcatcatgtaaatgaCTGCCCTACtgctggaaattatactgatgtTGCTAATGAGCAAGTTAATGCAACTTTCtccagaccgggtaatgatct CTCGATCAAGAAACCTCctgggattgtggaagatgtcattatcaaggtggataAGTTCTACTAG